Sequence from the Salvelinus alpinus chromosome 27, SLU_Salpinus.1, whole genome shotgun sequence genome:
ggtgactgttgttgatgtgtgcagaaggtccctggttcgcgcccgtgtcggggcgaggggacggtctaaagttatactgttacattgatgctgttgacccggatcactggttgctgcggaaaaggaggaggtcgaaaggggggtgagtgtaacggatgtgaaatggctagctagttagcgggtacgcgctaatagcgtttcaatcagttacgtcacttgctctgaaacctagaagtagtgtttccccttgctctgcaagggccgcggcttttgtggagcgatgggtaacgatgcttcgtgggtgactgttgttgatgtgtgcagagggtccctggttcgcgcccgggtcggggcgaggggacggtctaaagttatactgttacacaagaaagctcaaggtcattggccacagacaaaatgacgtcaaatcacgttatatctagagtagctttgattggactgatcatgtcaacatcatactttcaaaatcttagctagcagtcatcatcatgaatcaagtcgacaatctactggcaaatcctttttaatccttgtcatgtgaagagaaataatggagagaaattatagataaaacgtatcggtgctcatcggccattggacataaacattacacaacaagttggaaatcgcaaattcaacaatgagtggtttggaaggaatcagtgacagtggctgtgtggtcccaaatctgggattaagggactcttttccaagtttaaaatgactTGACTTCAGACTTCAAGACGACTAGGAATTACGGAAAAAATGAGATCCACATGGGAAATACGTTTTGAAGAGTCATCAAACTCAGAATtctaagtcgggaactcgggcctcattgtagagctacgacctgaagatcaatgacgtcatcatgatttcgaccttgttttttcagagttctcagttgtcttgaaagcaccataaatccagagaatggcaGATTTTGATGACAgaatttgcccacaaaggaccaTAGTGCCACCTTCCTGTTAAAGTAAGCACAggacaacaaggtgagtccaaaaatgtattgtctgctgctgcataaatgatgtaatatgccagggagatatgtatactgtagctaagaaagtaatactaagtgtattttgtgtagtaagctgttagtagcccatgtgcctcaccctaataatttggtctattgtagactataacctgttttagagaaatgtaaccatcaaatgttgtaagagctttcattgtctgcttatatgccctctttatttatcctacggttctgacttggtgacggcccatgttctgatttCTGTCacagtacatttcaaaagtgctaatcaaatagttataatgactacgtccgtcctagttcgctcattaatgtcttaatcgaaattacagattgcctcttatccgcttgtcgtccccttatgccattgtttttacatctcaattgtcagtagaaaccacatttgtttaagcaagtcagccatatcagctatgttttttttaaaggcagtaaatttgtctgaattaactgtttcgctgccagacaaggctgatagccaggtgtagcagtggtaagatgttgggacagctttatgtaggccctaacattttgtgtgcaccgtttgtcaccgttatagtgcaattaatgtattgtttagtgttgtgttgtgttgtggctttgctggcatgcatcccactttacatgctaaaatcgccactgttctgtaatgtagaaaatagtaaaaaataaagaaaaactctggaaaagtaggtgtgtccaaacttttgactggtactgtacctttGCACTGAACGCTGGTTATGATATGATAAGAGGTAGATGGGCAAGCCCCTCACTGCTACATTCAACATCCCTTTGCTTTTTTTGACACTAGACAATAAAATGTATAGACTATACAAAAAACGACACGGATCATTAAACTATTATGTCTTTATTTGCTGTGAAATGTTACGACAAATTCCTTGTGAGTAAAGGGGGCTGAGCTTGCCCTGTTATGGTGTGCTACACGGGGTTGCTGGGTTGCATCATTGCAAATAAGTGCTATAAATAGGATTACGTCACCACGACCCGCCCACCTATTAGTAAATGCCTAGCAAGAGCGACTCACTATAAAAGAGGGTGATGCAACGCTTCATCGACAACTGTAGCTTTCTTAACAGACAGAAGAGCCTCACAACCAGGAGCAGAATAAAGGCCTTTCAACTAACATAACTTCTTCACTGAAAACATAATCAGGTGGGTCAATTGTTTTTGTTGTAAAAACTTTATACCGGTGTGATATAGGATAAGCGCTTTCAGGAAAACCGACTCTATGCCACGACAGAGGTGTAGCATAGTGCCAGCCGGACTGACATCCATTCATAATGAAAACGGGCTTAAATTTAGAAATCTTACTCGTAGCTTTGTTTATGTGAATCAAAGTATAGTTTATTTCTCATTgtctaatgtgttgtattgaaatgGTCTGTGGCAACTGGTTGATATGTTGTAACACATTCACTGTCCCTAAATTAATACGCACTTCAATGAGAAAGAATGTTAGGACTGCATAGCTTGTTACATTGTTTAAAAGGGCGATATATTGTTGTAATGTTGGTATGTCAGGCAAAAATGTAGCGTGCAACTGCTATGTCTGGTGGAATAAGTGACATTCTAGTTATCATACCAAAATAGTCTAATGGTATACATTAACCAGCAGATTGCTGCTCATATCTGACGTTTTTTAATCAGCCCAGTGAGTGTCCAAGTTTAATGTTTTGTTTCGCTCTTAGTCAGCTTAATGTGACACAGCATCACTTTTTGTTTCAGTTTTTCATAATGATGCTTCAGCATCCGCGATTCAGCCTGTCCGACATCAGCGCGTCAGCCTTGGTACCCTGCCTGTCCCCGCCTGGAACACTCACGCTCGAGGACTTCACCAACTTCACTCCCCTGGTAAAGGAGGAGTTGCGACACGCTATCCAGCACAGGCGGCTGTCCAACGGACTGAGCACCGATATGAGCGACTGTGCGAGCTCAAGTTCAGACAGAACGTCTGAAGCTCCAAGTGTCAAGAGGGAGGTAGGGATGTCAACATTAGTCGCCTACTGTAATATCTACTCCCCCCATAATACCAATAGTAATTCATACATAACATAGGGGAAAGTTCATTTTTTGGTATATGCCTATGTTTTAAGTATTCTCTGAATTGGGTGAGAATAAATTTGTATCTATACAGATGAGATCACTGTGATTACAGGTTTACCAACACATTGCATAGCCTACCAGACATTATTAAATGATCAGCTATATCATTCATTTGTCAGGAAGGTTGCTACCATTATTCAAGGTTGTTCACTTTCCTGATGTGTCATGAACAGGAAATCCCAGAGGAAAGTGACAGGAGGAAAAGAAGACGAGAAAGAAATAAAGTAGCTGCTGCCAAATGTAGGAATAAGAAGAAGGAGACGACTGACTGCCTTCAAAAggtatgtttagtgtgtttttTACAGGGCAGTACAACATTATTATGATGGGGAGAGATGATTCATATGAATCAGAGGCTGCCAGACTGTGCAAAGTGGTATTTTGTGATTTATTAAGTAGACATAAAGTATTATATTATCTCATATATGTAATTATTCAAAATATTTTTCTAATTATTGTGCCATAAGGATGATTTCTATTTATTTTGTATGACTCTTAATTGAAGATAAGAGGCTCCTATTTAATACATAAATAGATAAGGGCTCTATAGAAATGTCTGCCTCAAAACAGCAAACTAACACTCCAGTATTTACATACAAACTAAAATGCACTAAACATAATTGAGTATTTAAAAAAAGGAACCAACAAGGGAGCTGTCAGTAACAGGATTGAACCAAACCACTATTCCCTTCTCCCCTCCAGGAGTCTGAGATACTAGAGTCAGTGAACTCTGAGCTGAAGGCCCAGATTGAGGAACTGAAAAACCAGAAGCAGCAGCTGGTCTACATGCTGAACCTCCACCGGCCCACCTGCATCGTACGGGCCCAGAACGGCCAGACCCCCGAGGATGAGAGGAACCTGTTCATCCAGCAGATCAAGGAGGGTACCCTACAGATGGAACAGCTGGACTACCACCACACCTCAGTGCCAACCACCTGTGGCCATCACTGATCCACACACTCCTGGGGGAAGTAGGGtactactcactcactcactcactcagacaGATGCTCACTGTCCTCTGGCAACTGTACTGTACCTGCGTCAAGTGAAGGCTCTGTCGGGCCGGAAAAACAAAGGAGCTTTGCGCGTCCCACTCCTAAACTGGACTTGACAGCACAAGGACGGACACCCCGTGTGCTACCTAGGGTAGGCTTGTGGTGTTCCGGCAAGTCGGGCGAATGTCAAAGCactaaaacatagaaatacatccAATGTGTTTATTGTTTCCTTAAATCTTTTACATTGTTATTCGAGGTTGATGACTCATTCTCTGTTTTTTGTACCAAAGTATTACGTCAATGTGGTAAAGGCACACGATTTCACTGGTCAGTTGAGATAGATGCTTGTTGAGGAAAAATACGATTAAAGTGGAGAGATAGTAATGGCTGTGTACCGTGTGTGACATTAATAGCTGTGTTATTACTGTCATATAAGAGAAGAGGTTAATCATTGTGTGAAGTGTTTGCTGTTGTGTTTATTGAATATATTCTGTAGTAGCTGTGTCTATAGCTCACTTTCTTCCCCCTCGACTTGCATAACAAAAACCTCTGAAGCTGCTACTACTAACTCAGGATATACAGGTATAGTTCATATCAGAGGAACCCTCATGTTATAGGACAGTAAAGGGAGTGCATGCAATGAG
This genomic interval carries:
- the atf3 gene encoding cyclic AMP-dependent transcription factor ATF-3; protein product: MMLQHPRFSLSDISASALVPCLSPPGTLTLEDFTNFTPLVKEELRHAIQHRRLSNGLSTDMSDCASSSSDRTSEAPSVKREEIPEESDRRKRRRERNKVAAAKCRNKKKETTDCLQKESEILESVNSELKAQIEELKNQKQQLVYMLNLHRPTCIVRAQNGQTPEDERNLFIQQIKEGTLQMEQLDYHHTSVPTTCGHH